One stretch of Prunus persica cultivar Lovell chromosome G1, Prunus_persica_NCBIv2, whole genome shotgun sequence DNA includes these proteins:
- the LOC18789571 gene encoding probable N-acetyltransferase HLS1-like — protein sequence MVDSAENKVLIREFNADTDREVVGKLERNCELGSKRGVSIFTNMMSDPCCRIRFYPLHVMLVAELLENGELVGVVRGCMKHVGTGFGASYEIGSILGLRVSPTHRRMGIGLKLMNSVEEWLLRKGAQYTFLATEKSNIASTNLFTFKCNYVNLSSLVIFVQPICSPIDDLLPQEIKIEKLHIDQAIFLYKNKLRGKDMYPTDIDVILKEKLSLGTWVCYFKEHGWINLNTEENGKDITSKTQSSWVIFSIWNTCEAYKLHIRKSHPLRSFHATLSHAREKILSCLKLPVRVSMQSTFGFLFLYGIHGEGEKLGELMKSVWNFASRLGQNVKDSKLILTELALCDPLIKHVPKDSNMSCINDVWYAKSLISHADEKDELLLKGQLGNVFVDPREF from the exons atggTTGACAGTGCAGAGAACAAGGTTCTTATAAGGGAATTCAATGCAGACACAGATAGAGAAGTGGTGGGGAAGCTAGAGAGGAACTGTGAGCTAGGGTCTAAAAGGGGGGTCTCCATTTTCACTAACATGATGAGTGACCCTTGTTGTAGGATTAGGTTCTACCCCCTTCATGTTATGCTG GTAGCAGAGCTGCTCGAAAACGGGGAGCTTGTTGGAGTGGTTCGAGGATGCATGAAGCATGTAGGCACTGGTTTTGGGGCAAGCTACGAGATAGGTAGCATACTAGGCCTTCGCGTCTCTCCTACACACCG GAGGATGGGAATTGGATTGAAACTCATGAACTCAGTGGAGGAGTGGCTGCTGAGGAAGGGAGCACAGTACACATTCCTGGCAACCGAAAAGAGCAACATCGCCTCTACAAATCTCTTCACTTTCAAATGCAATTATGTGAACCTCAGCTCACTAGTCATATTTGTTCAGCCAATTTGTTCCCCTATTGATGATCTGCTTCCCCAAGAGATAAAAATAGAGAAGCTGCACATAGACCAAGCAATTTTCTTGTACAAAAATAAGCTAAGAGGCAAAGACATGTATCCGACAGACATCGATGTGATCTTGAAGGAGAAGCTGAGCCTCGGCACTTGGGTCTGCTATTTCAAAGAACATGGTTGGATCAACTTAAACACCGAGGAAAATGGTAAGGACATCACCAGTAAAACTCAAAGCTCTTGGGTAATCTTTAGCATATGGAATACGTGTGAAGCTTACAAGCTTCATATAAGAAAGTCTCATCCACTAAGGTCTTTTCATGCTACCCTAAGCCATGCAAGGGAGAAAATATTGTCCTGCCTAAAATTGCCTGTCCGTGTCTCCATGCAGAGCACCTTCGGGTTTCTGTTTCTCTACGGGATTCacggagagggagagaagctCGGGGAGCTCATGAAATCTGTGTGGAACTTCGCATCACGGTTGGGACAAAATGTGAAGGACAGCAAGTTGATTTTAACTGAGCTGGCGTTGTGTGATCCTCTCATAAAGCATGTCCCCAAGGATTCCAATATGTCATGTATCAATGATGTCTGGTATGCGAAAAGCTTGATTAGCCACGCTGATGAAAAAGATGAACTGCTGCTGAAGGGACAACTAGGTAATGTGTTTGTTGATCCAAGAGAATTCTAG
- the LOC18793955 gene encoding peptidyl-prolyl cis-trans isomerase CYP21-4: protein MARIKPQALLIQSKKKKGPTRISITTIVMCNLIIALIALSLVATYRYWSRRSLDQSGSDLSTLEDIGGLVKKYDLPGYAILNTSKGPITVELFKDGSPEVVDRFLDLCQKGHFKGMPFSHVIKHYVIKGGGSQGLGAAEDWISKGKLRSQLVMRPKHEAFMLGTTKNRLDDKGFELVITTAPIPDLNDKLIVFGRVIKGEDVVQEIEEVDTDEHYRPKSSVGITSVILKREI from the exons ATGGCTCGGATAAAGCCTCAGGCGCTGTTAATTCAgagcaaaaagaagaagggccCAACTCGAATCAGTATCACTACCATAGTTATGTGCAATTTAATCATCGCTTTGATCGCCTTGTCCTTAGTTGCCACTTATCGCTATTGGTCTAGAAG GTCGCTGGACCAATCTGGGTCGGACTTATCTACTCTAGAG GATATTGGTGGGTTAGTAAAGAAGTACGATCTTCCCGGTTATGCT atTCTAAATACGTCAAAAGGTCCTATCACAGTGGAACTTTTCAAGGATGGTTCTCCAGAGGTTGTGGATAGATTTCTTGACTTATG TCAAAAGGGGCACTTTAAGGGGATGCCCTTCAGTCATGTGATCAAACACTACGTTATTAAAGGGGGAGGTTCCCAAGGACTTGGAGCAGCTGAAGATTGGATATCAAAAGGGAAGCTTCGTAGTCAACTAGTTATGAG ACCAAAGCATGAAGCTTTTATGCTTGGAACTACAAAGAATAGACTAGATGACAAAGGATTTGAGCTTGTTATCACAACTGCACCAATACCAGATTTAAATGATAAGCTGATTGTGTTTGGACGGGTCATTAAGGGAGAGGATGTGGTGcag GAAATTGAAGAGGTCGATACAGATGAACATTATCGGCCTAAATCTTCTGTAGGGATCACTAGTGTGATTCTGAAACGTGAGATTTA
- the LOC18790309 gene encoding uncharacterized protein LOC18790309 isoform X2, which yields MELAGGYTAKDQSKVKHLHGGRMGLDSETHLVIKLPDSKLFHDLAGEGLRRKSDKALIVSPVNVGMIHNLHPFDYNVFDIVMDSDLERKSSFLDESWDFVFAFNLVDAKFVDRILKIGGIVAVPLSNDPSNAFKPKPNYKIVYLRRYASTFVAMRKTSPSYDLAVKSRRLCQFETKAKKTVFKDVVLEPPRRVLAKSNEYLKKIKFLPNLLGDSLPGYDRRVFVNVDSNEDNSGVTEWFQQNFPKMDK from the exons ATGGAATTGGCTGGTGGATATACAGCGAAGGACCAGAGCAAGGTGAAGCACCTTCATGGTGGAAGGATGGGATTGGATTCCGAGACTCATTTGGTGATCAAGCTTCCTGATTCCAAG CTTTTCCATGATTTAGCTGGTGAAGGCCTTCGCAGAAAAAGTGACAAAGCTCTCATTGTGAGCCCGGTCAATGTTGGTATGATTCACAATCTTCATCCTTTTGATTATAATGTATTTGACATTGTTATGGATTCGGATTTGGAGCGAAAAAGCTCATTCTTGGACGAGTCTTGGGATTTTGTTTTCGCATTCAACTTGGTTGATGCTAAATTTGTAGATCGCATTTTGAAGATTGGTGGCATTGTGGCTGTTCCATTAAGCAATGACCCTTCAAATGCTTTTAAACCGAAACCCAATTACAAGATAGTGTATCTTCGTCGATATGCTTCCACCTTTGTGGCAATGAGGAAAACCAGCCCGTCTTATGATTTGGCGGTGAAGTCTAGGCGGCTTTGCCAATTCGAAACTAAGGCCAAGAAGACAGTGTTTAAAGATGTGGTGCTTGAGCCACCGAGACGTGTGTTGGCTAAATCAAATGAGTACTTGAAGAAGATCAAGTTCCTTCCTAACTTGTTGGGTGATTCTCTTCCAGGTTATGACCGCCGAGTGTTTGTTAATGTGGATTCAAATGAGGACAACAGCGGCGTGACTGAATGGTTTCAGCAAAACTTTCCAAAAATGGATAAATAA
- the LOC18790309 gene encoding uncharacterized protein LOC18790309 isoform X1, producing MELAGGYTAKDQSKVKHLHGGRMGLDSETHLVIKLPDSKVLRIISRSVFLGLVILTLPCIGSLLRGVSVSELKYDTQSEIFNFEQLGQLFHDLAGEGLRRKSDKALIVSPVNVDRILKIGGIVAVPLSNDPSNAFKPKPNYKIVYLRRYASTFVAMRKTSPSYDLAVKSRRLCQFETKAKKTVFKDVVLEPPRRVLAKSNEYLKKIKFLPNLLGDSLPGYDRRVFVNVDSNEDNSGVTEWFQQNFPKMDK from the exons ATGGAATTGGCTGGTGGATATACAGCGAAGGACCAGAGCAAGGTGAAGCACCTTCATGGTGGAAGGATGGGATTGGATTCCGAGACTCATTTGGTGATCAAGCTTCCTGATTCCAAGGTATTGCGCATTATTTCAAGGtctgtttttttgggtttggttaTTCTCACACTGCCCTGCATTGGGTCCCTTTTGAGGGGAGTAAGTGTTTCtgaattaaaatatgatactcaatctgaaattttcaattttgagcaATTGGGTCAGCTTTTCCATGATTTAGCTGGTGAAGGCCTTCGCAGAAAAAGTGACAAAGCTCTCATTGTGAGCCCGGTCAATGTTG ATCGCATTTTGAAGATTGGTGGCATTGTGGCTGTTCCATTAAGCAATGACCCTTCAAATGCTTTTAAACCGAAACCCAATTACAAGATAGTGTATCTTCGTCGATATGCTTCCACCTTTGTGGCAATGAGGAAAACCAGCCCGTCTTATGATTTGGCGGTGAAGTCTAGGCGGCTTTGCCAATTCGAAACTAAGGCCAAGAAGACAGTGTTTAAAGATGTGGTGCTTGAGCCACCGAGACGTGTGTTGGCTAAATCAAATGAGTACTTGAAGAAGATCAAGTTCCTTCCTAACTTGTTGGGTGATTCTCTTCCAGGTTATGACCGCCGAGTGTTTGTTAATGTGGATTCAAATGAGGACAACAGCGGCGTGACTGAATGGTTTCAGCAAAACTTTCCAAAAATGGATAAATAA
- the LOC18790309 gene encoding uncharacterized protein LOC18790309 isoform X3, translating into MELAGGYTAKDQSKVKHLHGGRMGLDSETHLVIKLPDSKLFHDLAGEGLRRKSDKALIVSPVNVDRILKIGGIVAVPLSNDPSNAFKPKPNYKIVYLRRYASTFVAMRKTSPSYDLAVKSRRLCQFETKAKKTVFKDVVLEPPRRVLAKSNEYLKKIKFLPNLLGDSLPGYDRRVFVNVDSNEDNSGVTEWFQQNFPKMDK; encoded by the exons ATGGAATTGGCTGGTGGATATACAGCGAAGGACCAGAGCAAGGTGAAGCACCTTCATGGTGGAAGGATGGGATTGGATTCCGAGACTCATTTGGTGATCAAGCTTCCTGATTCCAAG CTTTTCCATGATTTAGCTGGTGAAGGCCTTCGCAGAAAAAGTGACAAAGCTCTCATTGTGAGCCCGGTCAATGTTG ATCGCATTTTGAAGATTGGTGGCATTGTGGCTGTTCCATTAAGCAATGACCCTTCAAATGCTTTTAAACCGAAACCCAATTACAAGATAGTGTATCTTCGTCGATATGCTTCCACCTTTGTGGCAATGAGGAAAACCAGCCCGTCTTATGATTTGGCGGTGAAGTCTAGGCGGCTTTGCCAATTCGAAACTAAGGCCAAGAAGACAGTGTTTAAAGATGTGGTGCTTGAGCCACCGAGACGTGTGTTGGCTAAATCAAATGAGTACTTGAAGAAGATCAAGTTCCTTCCTAACTTGTTGGGTGATTCTCTTCCAGGTTATGACCGCCGAGTGTTTGTTAATGTGGATTCAAATGAGGACAACAGCGGCGTGACTGAATGGTTTCAGCAAAACTTTCCAAAAATGGATAAATAA